Proteins co-encoded in one Desulfitobacterium hafniense DCB-2 genomic window:
- a CDS encoding 4Fe-4S dicluster domain-containing protein, whose protein sequence is MSKQLGFLHNSEKCIGCRGCEMACKNEYQSDASVRWRQVYQLREKDFSLPTRMFISVACNHCQNPECLRVCPVKAYTKREDGIVIHDQERCIGCKLCTMACPYDRPQFNTVVKKVEKCNLCYERLDQGQQPACVAACVPEALQLVEMTDELDLKTGVLTTLPGMPDPAVTHPSIRFIGPKQGKQIRRDV, encoded by the coding sequence ATGAGTAAGCAATTAGGTTTCCTGCATAATTCAGAAAAATGTATCGGCTGCAGAGGCTGTGAAATGGCCTGCAAGAATGAATACCAAAGCGATGCCTCGGTCCGTTGGCGTCAGGTCTATCAGCTGCGGGAAAAAGATTTTTCCCTGCCCACCCGGATGTTTATCTCCGTGGCCTGCAACCATTGCCAAAACCCGGAATGCCTGAGGGTTTGTCCGGTTAAAGCCTACACCAAACGGGAGGACGGCATTGTCATCCATGACCAGGAGCGCTGTATCGGCTGCAAGCTCTGTACCATGGCTTGCCCTTATGACCGCCCCCAATTCAATACCGTTGTCAAAAAAGTAGAGAAATGCAATCTTTGTTATGAGCGCCTGGATCAGGGGCAGCAGCCGGCCTGTGTGGCGGCCTGTGTTCCCGAAGCCTTACAATTGGTGGAGATGACGGATGAACTGGATTTGAAGACCGGAGTTCTGACCACCCTGCCGGGAATGCCTGATCCGGCAGTCACCCATCCGTCCATACGGTTTATCGGCCCGAAACAAGGGAAGCAAATAAGGAGGGATGTATAA
- a CDS encoding molybdopterin-dependent oxidoreductase: MDTLHHHICPRNCYDTCSIISTTRHGRLASIEGNPAHSYTRGKLCPKVMDEIHKVYSPQRIRYPLRQRKRFSGQWERITWDEALETISRKILDLKDKYGTTLPLAHNKYSGNFGILHNALEAFLTGLGPTTRAVGSPCWSAGVEAQVFDFGAFFCSDPLDMEKAKLIWIWGANPAWNAAHQMPIIFRAMDQGAKVICLDTHFSATAARVHQFVRVNPGTDGLLALGLAKIIVDHQLTDPELPDYSLGYNEFIDYLKAEIDLRKCSAVTGVSLETMKELALEYGAVKPACIWAGFGLQRYTNGGQNLRAIDALGALTGNIGRPGGGVQYGHFETWRFAGPLAHSQCGHAQDRELDINQFPQLALAADPPVKMLWIASRNPFQQDGNHAGWQKLSETLELIVVSDLFHTRSSAAADLFLPVTTHYEHWDLHASYWHYYIGINEPAVEPVGEARSDLQIAWDLSKRLNQSSPGSSAFPTEGSEKEWVLGAIGPEMLAILGIDSAEELLKGPRRVNYPGTAWQGRQFQTPSGKYEFYAEKAQEWGLPPLPVYRPPRQAPPETPLRLLTPHHLSGLNSQVYLYSEESDSLLKARLHPKTAEGYGLNRGDKAILWNRGGSFPVIIEQDLGIGEGVIVIYQENRPNLKSPHLNLLNLGELTDMGKYATGAYGLALNETFVGIRKTTS; encoded by the coding sequence ATGGATACTTTACATCATCATATCTGTCCCCGAAACTGTTATGACACGTGCAGCATAATCAGCACCACCCGCCATGGCCGGTTGGCCTCCATCGAGGGCAATCCTGCCCACTCCTATACCCGGGGCAAGCTTTGCCCCAAAGTTATGGATGAGATTCATAAAGTATACAGCCCGCAGCGGATCCGCTACCCCCTGCGCCAGCGCAAACGCTTTTCGGGGCAATGGGAGCGGATCACCTGGGATGAAGCTCTGGAAACCATCAGCCGGAAGATTCTTGACCTTAAAGATAAGTATGGAACCACCCTGCCCCTTGCTCACAATAAATACTCCGGCAACTTCGGGATCCTTCATAATGCCCTGGAGGCTTTTCTGACAGGTCTTGGTCCCACCACCCGGGCCGTGGGCTCTCCCTGCTGGTCGGCAGGGGTGGAGGCTCAAGTCTTCGATTTCGGGGCCTTCTTTTGCTCCGATCCTCTGGATATGGAGAAGGCTAAGCTCATCTGGATCTGGGGAGCCAATCCCGCCTGGAATGCCGCTCACCAGATGCCCATTATCTTTCGGGCTATGGACCAAGGGGCCAAAGTCATTTGTCTGGATACCCATTTTTCAGCTACGGCTGCCCGGGTTCATCAATTTGTGCGGGTGAATCCGGGTACGGATGGGCTCTTAGCCTTAGGCCTGGCGAAAATTATCGTCGATCATCAGCTTACAGATCCGGAGCTGCCCGACTATTCACTGGGGTATAATGAATTTATAGATTATCTGAAGGCGGAGATTGATCTCCGGAAATGCTCGGCAGTGACGGGGGTTTCCCTGGAGACCATGAAGGAACTGGCCCTGGAGTATGGGGCGGTGAAACCGGCCTGCATCTGGGCGGGCTTTGGACTGCAGCGCTATACCAACGGGGGACAGAATCTGAGAGCCATCGACGCCTTAGGAGCCCTGACCGGGAATATCGGCCGGCCCGGCGGAGGAGTTCAGTACGGGCATTTTGAAACCTGGCGTTTTGCCGGGCCCTTAGCCCATTCCCAATGCGGCCATGCTCAGGACCGGGAGTTGGATATCAATCAATTTCCCCAGCTGGCCTTAGCAGCCGATCCTCCTGTGAAAATGCTCTGGATCGCCAGCCGCAACCCCTTCCAGCAGGATGGCAATCATGCCGGCTGGCAAAAACTCAGTGAAACCTTGGAGCTTATCGTGGTTAGTGACCTCTTTCACACCCGTTCCTCCGCCGCGGCCGACCTCTTTCTTCCTGTGACCACCCATTATGAACATTGGGACCTTCATGCCAGCTACTGGCATTACTATATTGGGATCAATGAACCGGCCGTTGAGCCGGTGGGGGAAGCCCGCTCCGATCTGCAGATTGCCTGGGATTTGTCGAAACGCCTTAATCAAAGCTCACCGGGCAGCTCGGCTTTTCCCACAGAAGGGTCGGAAAAGGAGTGGGTCCTCGGCGCCATCGGACCGGAGATGCTGGCCATACTGGGAATTGACTCGGCTGAGGAGCTGCTTAAGGGTCCCAGGCGGGTAAACTATCCCGGGACCGCCTGGCAGGGACGGCAATTCCAAACTCCCTCAGGCAAGTATGAATTTTATGCGGAGAAAGCTCAGGAATGGGGCCTCCCACCTTTGCCTGTTTACCGGCCGCCACGTCAAGCACCCCCGGAAACTCCTCTGCGCCTGCTGACCCCCCATCATTTATCCGGGCTGAATTCCCAGGTCTATCTCTATTCCGAAGAGAGCGACTCCTTATTGAAAGCCCGGCTCCATCCTAAAACCGCTGAAGGCTATGGCTTGAACAGAGGAGACAAGGCCATCCTATGGAACCGGGGCGGGAGTTTCCCGGTCATCATCGAGCAGGATCTGGGCATAGGAGAGGGAGTTATCGTGATTTATCAGGAGAACCGGCCCAATCTAAAATCCCCCCACCTGAATCTGCTCAACCTTGGCGAATTGACCGATATGGGGAAATATGCCACAGGAGCTTATGGATTAGCCTTGAATGAGACCTTTGTCGGAATCAGAAAAACCACCTCATGA
- a CDS encoding PucR family transcriptional regulator → MNINMHILLDELRELNPKSYLHDSIDLTIRSMAGFDKTSDGFLKDTLYLATTTALAAWEGKLQDVNLIVTGAFDLDFAQRNRCNIICFDDSLTPVEIAGHIFRIQKKYDDWNNALLSALIAKKPTKHLFAIALEEIHNPMMLLGPLNTLILAAGDIPASCTDTLWRELLNEGYLSYEHPLYSELLKIAEKKPSEQPFIVKFPMHDYTYLIANLFQSGKRCGALHLLEVNQPFSLGQITLVAHFRSILEQAIKTIPDLQILSSNANGFVYQLLNHIYVKESIIINSLQAKGWKVFDEFLCLNLMQNKMQRDDTLLNIIVQELSRVFPAAIILNYKDGVVMILRHADFPFDREDLRARLASFVRKFFLTIGVSSVFYDFKNLKRHYDECSLAIKYGLAQDPTLALHFFDDHVFRHLSRFIFVENGKNQFIHTKVELLHHYDLKNNTELVKTLLTYFQFGQSKSLAAEKMHLHRNTLTYRLNSINNLVGIDCSSRNLQEEEIFHIMLSCKFLEYIP, encoded by the coding sequence TTGAATATCAATATGCATATTCTTTTGGACGAACTAAGAGAGCTGAACCCCAAATCTTATCTCCATGATTCCATTGACCTCACCATCCGCTCCATGGCAGGTTTTGACAAAACATCCGACGGCTTTTTAAAGGACACATTGTATTTAGCCACCACAACTGCCTTGGCCGCCTGGGAAGGAAAATTGCAGGATGTGAATCTGATCGTCACCGGTGCTTTTGATCTTGATTTTGCCCAACGCAACCGGTGCAATATCATTTGTTTCGATGATTCCCTGACACCTGTCGAGATTGCCGGCCATATCTTCAGAATTCAAAAGAAATATGATGATTGGAACAATGCCCTGCTCTCAGCACTGATAGCCAAGAAACCCACGAAACACCTCTTCGCCATTGCCCTGGAAGAGATTCATAATCCCATGATGTTGCTCGGCCCCCTCAATACACTGATCCTGGCCGCTGGCGACATCCCGGCAAGCTGTACCGATACCCTTTGGCGGGAACTGCTGAATGAGGGTTATCTTTCCTATGAACATCCTTTATACAGTGAGCTTCTTAAAATAGCAGAAAAGAAACCTTCTGAGCAGCCTTTTATCGTTAAATTTCCTATGCATGATTACACTTATCTTATCGCCAATCTGTTTCAATCGGGAAAACGCTGCGGGGCTCTGCATCTGCTTGAAGTCAATCAACCTTTTTCCTTGGGGCAGATAACCCTTGTGGCCCATTTCCGCAGTATTCTTGAACAGGCTATTAAAACTATTCCGGATCTCCAGATTCTCTCCTCCAATGCCAACGGCTTTGTTTATCAGCTGCTGAATCACATCTATGTCAAAGAAAGCATTATCATCAATTCCCTCCAAGCTAAAGGGTGGAAGGTGTTTGATGAATTTCTTTGCTTAAATTTAATGCAGAATAAGATGCAGAGGGATGATACTTTATTGAATATTATTGTCCAGGAGCTGTCCAGAGTTTTCCCTGCCGCTATCATTCTGAATTACAAAGACGGGGTGGTCATGATCCTGCGTCATGCTGATTTTCCCTTTGACCGGGAAGATTTGCGGGCCAGGCTGGCCTCTTTCGTCAGGAAGTTTTTCTTAACCATCGGGGTCAGTTCGGTCTTCTATGATTTCAAAAACCTGAAAAGACATTATGATGAATGCAGTCTGGCTATCAAATATGGTCTGGCTCAGGATCCTACTCTGGCCCTTCATTTCTTTGATGATCATGTCTTCCGGCACCTCAGCCGGTTCATCTTCGTTGAGAATGGCAAGAACCAATTTATCCATACCAAGGTTGAGCTGCTCCATCATTACGATCTAAAAAATAACACGGAGCTGGTTAAAACCCTGCTCACTTATTTTCAGTTCGGACAAAGTAAATCCCTGGCCGCGGAAAAGATGCACCTCCATCGGAATACCCTGACCTACCGGCTGAACAGCATCAACAATCTTGTCGGTATTGACTGCAGCAGCCGGAATCTGCAGGAGGAGGAAATCTTTCACATCATGCTGTCCTGCAAATTCCTTGAATATATACCGTAA
- a CDS encoding 4Fe-4S dicluster domain-containing protein, with protein sequence MAKQLGFFLDVNRCLGCGACIKACANHNRLPPSLTWRKLRQVEDVDYDRGQISRFFLSTACNHCANPECLRVCPYGAYAKRRDGIVLHFPDKCGSCKSCVASCPFGAPQINPQTGKAGKCQLCHERLDKGNAPYCVQACVTGALQLREIQGNPTDRILRLTAPLPTLRLTKPSTFYYPPRGTKIL encoded by the coding sequence ATGGCCAAACAATTGGGTTTCTTTTTGGATGTGAACCGATGTCTGGGGTGCGGAGCGTGCATCAAAGCCTGCGCCAACCATAACCGCCTGCCTCCTTCCCTGACCTGGCGGAAATTGCGGCAGGTGGAAGATGTGGATTATGACCGGGGTCAGATTTCCCGCTTTTTTCTCTCCACAGCCTGCAATCACTGCGCCAATCCTGAATGCCTGCGGGTCTGTCCCTACGGAGCCTATGCCAAGCGGCGGGACGGTATCGTCCTTCATTTTCCGGACAAATGCGGTTCCTGCAAATCCTGTGTGGCCTCCTGCCCTTTCGGCGCTCCCCAAATCAATCCCCAGACCGGCAAAGCCGGCAAGTGTCAGCTTTGCCATGAGCGGCTGGATAAAGGGAATGCACCCTATTGCGTGCAGGCCTGTGTCACCGGAGCCTTGCAACTCAGAGAAATTCAGGGCAATCCGACGGACAGGATTCTGCGCCTGACGGCTCCTTTGCCGACGTTGCGTTTAACAAAACCCTCCACTTTTTATTACCCGCCCAGAGGAACAAAAATTCTTTAA
- a CDS encoding dimethyl sulfoxide reductase anchor subunit family protein: protein MGHWEWPLVLFTVLGQTSVGIIFCLWLLERKRGKQAVQAGPEYQKFMQSSVLVSGVLLAVAMIASLFHLGHPLAAYRALTHLGTSWLSREILLFVFTFGAWAYLALLSRRPGGKLTGVLALTSALGFLGIISSALIYTLPRVPAWNNLGPVIFFLMTGMILGTLVTAVLGRKALAGGEMKQMLGIALGSVMGSAILYLLYFSGLEVTPEGAATAQALLSSPVFWLRAAVGWILPILLILNTISKQDNPQSQLIVLALTCGVVGELLGRGLFYVSAVGMQITALM, encoded by the coding sequence ATGGGACATTGGGAATGGCCATTAGTGCTCTTTACCGTTCTTGGTCAAACATCCGTGGGAATCATTTTCTGTCTCTGGCTGCTGGAAAGGAAACGGGGTAAACAGGCTGTACAGGCCGGCCCCGAGTATCAAAAATTTATGCAAAGCTCCGTCCTGGTCTCAGGAGTGCTCCTGGCCGTGGCGATGATCGCCTCCCTTTTCCACTTAGGGCATCCTTTGGCCGCTTACCGGGCCTTAACCCATCTGGGCACCTCCTGGTTAAGCCGGGAAATTCTTCTCTTCGTCTTTACCTTTGGGGCCTGGGCCTATCTGGCCCTTCTCTCCAGAAGACCCGGAGGCAAGCTCACAGGAGTTTTAGCTCTCACTTCGGCCTTAGGCTTCCTGGGGATCATCAGCAGCGCCTTGATTTACACCCTGCCCCGGGTTCCCGCCTGGAACAACTTAGGACCGGTGATTTTCTTCCTGATGACTGGCATGATCTTAGGCACCCTCGTCACCGCCGTCTTAGGCCGCAAGGCATTGGCCGGGGGAGAGATGAAGCAGATGCTGGGCATCGCCTTAGGCAGTGTCATGGGTAGTGCTATCCTCTATCTGCTCTACTTCTCCGGCTTGGAAGTTACCCCGGAGGGAGCCGCTACAGCTCAGGCCCTTTTAAGCAGCCCCGTCTTCTGGCTGAGGGCGGCGGTAGGCTGGATTCTCCCCATCCTTCTTATCCTCAATACCATCAGCAAGCAGGATAATCCCCAATCCCAGCTCATTGTTCTGGCTCTCACCTGCGGTGTCGTGGGCGAGCTCCTGGGCAGAGGACTCTTCTATGTCAGTGCGGTAGGAATGCAGATCACGGCCTTGATGTAA
- the folE gene encoding GTP cyclohydrolase I FolE translates to MQLIEQAKIREAVLMILEAIGEDPEREGLKDTPDRVARMYAEIFSGLAEDAGVYLECVFTEEHEEMIVVKDIPFYSTCEHHLVPFIGKAHVAYIPAGGKVTGLSKLARVVESIARRPQLQERLTREIADVIMKKLNPQGVAVVVEAEHLCMSMRGIKKPGSKTVTSAVRGLFRKSAKTRAEFLSLIKT, encoded by the coding sequence ATGCAGTTGATAGAACAAGCAAAAATCAGGGAAGCAGTACTCATGATTTTAGAAGCAATCGGAGAAGACCCTGAGCGGGAAGGGCTTAAAGATACGCCCGACCGGGTAGCCAGGATGTATGCTGAGATTTTTAGCGGGTTGGCAGAAGATGCGGGAGTTTATTTGGAATGTGTATTTACAGAAGAACATGAAGAAATGATCGTGGTAAAGGATATTCCTTTTTATTCGACGTGTGAACATCACCTGGTTCCTTTTATCGGCAAGGCTCACGTCGCTTATATTCCTGCCGGCGGCAAAGTCACCGGACTCAGTAAACTGGCCAGAGTGGTGGAAAGTATCGCCAGGCGTCCACAGCTTCAGGAGCGCTTAACCCGGGAAATTGCCGATGTCATTATGAAAAAGTTAAATCCCCAGGGAGTGGCCGTGGTTGTAGAAGCTGAGCATTTATGCATGAGTATGCGGGGCATCAAAAAACCAGGCTCCAAAACCGTGACTTCCGCAGTGCGGGGCCTGTTCAGGAAAAGTGCCAAAACCAGAGCGGAATTCTTATCCTTGATTAAAACCTAG
- a CDS encoding molybdopterin-dependent oxidoreductase: MKITRRQFIGGTAAVTAGAGLFGFNMLAESNFARAAGAEAGVKTFRNVCPRNCYDTCAQISYVEDGVLKKVEGDPKSTYTNGKLCLKGYNYTRRVYSPDRIKYPMKQTPRGSGNWERISWDEAMNTIAGKILDLKKRYGSTLPICMNKYSGNFGITHYGIEGTMSSIGYTTRAIGTPCWPAGIDSQTYDFGTIVNNDPEDFVNANYIILWGSNCAWTGVHSLPFITKAQERGAKVVAIDPVLTSTASKADLYIQINTSTDGALALGMARYILDHDLVDWDYVQANSIGFAEWADYVKKNITLDWAAEKTGIPKEIIIQLAHEYATAKPASIWVGYGMQRHTNGGQNVRIIDALGLMTGNIGKSGGGINYAHLETWGFNYHAMVMPAPEGSVGMAGPDGTHTDRSVNMNNFAADVQALTDPPVKMLWIAARNPVSQDPDTHDIIKMFNSMELVVTVDSFFNKTVEQSDIVLPATTHFEDWDVMASYWHHWVGVNQRAIDPMYESKSDVEIAMALSKAMNALEPGSCTYPTEGDPEEWTAREFNDGVYNMLGITDYKELLAGPRKAKFSPAAWADGKFRTPSGKFEVHSERAAQNGLPAIPIWVEEMKAPAQYPIRFMTPHPQHGIHSQFQNLDWMMAANPEPLLEIHPELAARHGIAEGDQVRVYNDLGEVTIKAHLTRTTSPDVIVSYEAWYKDSPFNVNYTVKAIPADMGKLATGMDGIAFHDNFVAIEKA, from the coding sequence ATGAAAATCACACGTCGCCAATTTATTGGCGGAACCGCTGCAGTCACCGCCGGGGCCGGGTTGTTCGGCTTTAACATGCTGGCTGAATCGAATTTTGCCAGGGCTGCCGGGGCTGAAGCCGGAGTTAAGACATTCCGCAATGTCTGTCCCCGCAACTGTTATGACACCTGTGCCCAGATCTCGTATGTAGAAGACGGGGTGCTCAAAAAAGTGGAGGGAGACCCCAAGAGCACCTATACCAACGGCAAGCTCTGTCTCAAAGGCTATAACTATACCCGCCGGGTTTACAGCCCGGACCGGATTAAATACCCCATGAAGCAAACTCCCCGGGGTTCAGGGAACTGGGAGCGGATCAGCTGGGATGAAGCCATGAACACCATTGCCGGAAAGATTCTCGATCTGAAAAAGCGTTACGGCTCCACCTTGCCCATCTGTATGAATAAGTACTCCGGCAACTTTGGCATTACCCACTACGGTATTGAAGGAACCATGTCCAGCATCGGCTATACCACCAGAGCCATCGGAACCCCCTGCTGGCCGGCGGGCATCGATTCCCAAACCTATGATTTTGGGACCATCGTCAACAACGATCCTGAGGATTTTGTCAATGCCAATTACATCATTCTTTGGGGCTCCAACTGCGCCTGGACGGGAGTGCACAGCCTGCCCTTCATCACCAAAGCTCAGGAGAGAGGGGCCAAAGTAGTGGCTATTGATCCCGTTCTGACCTCCACAGCCTCCAAGGCGGATCTCTATATTCAGATCAATACCAGTACCGACGGGGCTCTGGCTCTCGGCATGGCCCGCTATATACTGGATCATGATCTGGTGGATTGGGATTATGTCCAGGCCAACAGCATCGGCTTTGCAGAATGGGCGGACTATGTAAAGAAAAACATCACCCTGGATTGGGCCGCGGAAAAAACCGGCATTCCCAAAGAAATCATCATCCAGCTTGCCCATGAATACGCCACTGCCAAACCGGCTTCCATCTGGGTGGGCTACGGTATGCAGCGCCACACCAACGGCGGGCAGAATGTCCGCATCATCGACGCCTTAGGCTTGATGACCGGCAATATCGGCAAGTCCGGCGGCGGCATCAACTATGCCCATCTGGAGACCTGGGGTTTTAACTACCATGCCATGGTCATGCCTGCCCCGGAAGGCTCGGTGGGGATGGCAGGACCTGACGGCACTCATACGGACCGCTCTGTCAATATGAACAATTTTGCCGCCGATGTTCAGGCTCTGACGGATCCGCCGGTCAAAATGCTCTGGATTGCCGCCCGGAATCCGGTGTCCCAGGATCCCGATACCCATGATATCATCAAAATGTTCAATTCCATGGAACTTGTGGTTACCGTAGACTCTTTCTTCAATAAGACGGTGGAGCAGTCGGATATCGTCCTCCCCGCCACCACTCATTTTGAGGACTGGGATGTCATGGCCAGCTACTGGCATCACTGGGTCGGAGTCAATCAGCGGGCCATCGACCCCATGTACGAGTCCAAGAGCGATGTGGAGATCGCCATGGCCTTGTCCAAGGCCATGAATGCCCTGGAACCCGGCTCCTGCACCTACCCCACCGAGGGTGATCCCGAGGAATGGACAGCTAGGGAGTTCAATGACGGAGTCTATAACATGCTGGGAATCACCGATTATAAGGAATTATTGGCTGGACCCCGCAAAGCTAAATTCTCACCGGCAGCCTGGGCCGATGGTAAATTCCGTACTCCATCCGGGAAATTTGAAGTCCACAGTGAGCGCGCCGCTCAAAATGGTCTGCCTGCCATCCCCATCTGGGTGGAGGAAATGAAGGCTCCTGCCCAATATCCCATTCGCTTTATGACCCCCCATCCCCAACACGGTATCCACTCTCAATTCCAGAACCTGGACTGGATGATGGCTGCCAATCCGGAGCCCCTTCTGGAGATTCATCCCGAGCTGGCTGCCCGGCACGGGATCGCCGAAGGGGATCAGGTCCGGGTCTACAATGACTTAGGTGAAGTCACGATTAAGGCTCATCTGACCAGAACCACCTCCCCGGATGTGATCGTCAGCTATGAGGCCTGGTATAAGGATTCTCCCTTCAATGTGAACTATACCGTCAAGGCCATTCCCGCGGATATGGGCAAGCTGGCCACCGGAATGGACGGTATTGCCTTCCATGATAACTTTGTGGCCATTGAAAAGGCGTAA
- a CDS encoding TorD/DmsD family molecular chaperone encodes MLMAELVCSPEGDAQTLHLQARIATLMALSGVFSAGGENLQRTLTTLSEAYAQWLEEKEGVLAEEEEILNQLLQAQKGKEKKTLGYEFNRLFVGPQSPTVPPYESVYRHGERLVMQKSTLDVRRWYRSEGLSLAGASKEPDDYIATELEFAAYLLAKALAGFQKNQPGEAELYLKNYNAFYQEHLRIWLPRFVTGLFTQAREPLFHVLGEMILKTVRAVPS; translated from the coding sequence ATGCTTATGGCAGAGCTCGTGTGCTCACCTGAAGGAGATGCGCAAACACTTCATCTTCAAGCCCGCATCGCCACACTGATGGCTCTAAGCGGGGTTTTCTCTGCAGGTGGGGAGAATCTCCAGCGAACTCTGACAACGTTGTCTGAAGCCTATGCTCAGTGGCTGGAGGAAAAGGAAGGGGTATTGGCTGAGGAAGAAGAGATTCTCAATCAACTGCTCCAGGCCCAAAAGGGAAAAGAGAAAAAAACTCTGGGGTATGAATTCAACCGGCTGTTTGTGGGGCCTCAATCTCCAACCGTTCCCCCTTATGAGTCCGTCTATCGCCATGGGGAACGCCTGGTCATGCAAAAATCCACCTTGGACGTTCGCCGCTGGTATCGCTCGGAAGGGTTATCCTTGGCAGGGGCAAGCAAAGAGCCTGACGATTACATTGCTACGGAACTGGAGTTTGCCGCCTACCTTCTCGCCAAGGCCTTGGCAGGGTTTCAGAAAAACCAACCCGGAGAAGCCGAACTCTATCTAAAAAACTACAATGCTTTTTACCAGGAACATCTGAGAATTTGGCTCCCTCGCTTTGTGACAGGCCTTTTCACCCAGGCCAGAGAACCCCTCTTTCATGTCCTGGGCGAGATGATCCTAAAAACGGTGAGAGCTGTTCCATCTTAA